A portion of the Amyelois transitella isolate CPQ chromosome 2, ilAmyTran1.1, whole genome shotgun sequence genome contains these proteins:
- the LOC106143082 gene encoding glucose-6-phosphate 1-dehydrogenase produces MENKTDFNYPHTFILLGASGDLARKKIYPTIWYLYRDNLLPEKTKFVGYARTKQTIEEVKEKCNKYIKVRPGDEEKYEKFWANNDYIAGSYDKRIDYELLNQSITKYEKGPVANRIFYLAVPPTVFEDVTVNIKNACISIKGFTRVIIEKPFGRDDESSNKLSNHLAGLFKEEQLYRIDHYLGKEMVQNLMTIRFANQIFNPSWNRENIASVLISFKEPFGTEGRGGYFDDFGIIRDVMQNHLLQILSLVAMEKPVSLNPNDIRDEKVKVLRHIRPIELDDILIGQYVGNPDGKGEETLGYLDDPTVPEGSVTPTYALAALHINNARWQGVPFVLRCGKALNERKAEVRVQFRDVPGDIFDGHAKRNELVIRVQPGEALYLKFMSKSPGMKFDLVETELDLTYSMRYSGADVPDAYERLILDVFTGTQMHFVRNDELKEAWRIFTPVLKKLEEQHIKPLPYVYGSRGPQEADERLSSYDFKYSGSYKWKKPATVEKS; encoded by the coding sequence atggaaaataaaacagatttcAACTATCCCCATACTTTTATCTTATTGGGCGCATCAGGGGACCTCGCTAGGAAGAAAATTTATCCAACAATTTGGTACTTATATCGAGATAATCTGCTCCctgaaaaaactaaatttgttGGTTATGCTCGTACAAAACAGACAATAGAGGAAGTGAAGGAAAAATGCAACAAGTATATAAAAGTACGCCCAGGtgatgaagaaaaatatgaaaaattctgGGCAAACAATGATTATATTGCAGGATCATATGATAAGAGAATTGACTATGAACTCCTTAATCAGTCTAtcacaaaatatgaaaaaggaCCAGTAGCAAATCGAATTTTCTACCTTGCTGTTCCTCCTACTGTCTTTGAAGATGTcactgtaaatattaaaaatgcttgTATATCTATAAAGGGCTTCACAAGGGTAATTATTGAGAAACCTTTTGGCAGAGATGACGAGAGTTCTAATAAGCTGAGCAATCACTTAGCTGGCCTTTTTAAAGAAGAGCAACTTTACAGAATTGACCATTACTTGGGGAAAGAAATGGTTCAAAATCTTATGACAATAAGATTTGCTAATCAGATATTCAATCCCTCCTGGAATAGAGAAAATATTGCATCTGTCTTGATTTCTTTTAAGGAACCGTTTGGTACAGAAGGCAGAGGAGGGTACTTTGATGACTTTGGTATTATTCGTGATGTAATGCAAAATCATCTTCTACAAATCCTTTCATTGGTGGCCATGGAAAAACCAGTGTCTTTGAATCCAAATGACATTAGAGATGAGAAAGTTAAAGTCCTAAGGCATATACGACCTATAGAGCTTGATGATATTTTGATTGGCCAATATGTAGGTAATCCTGATGGTAAAGGTGAAGAGACTCTTGGGTATCTTGATGACCCTACTGTGCCTGAAGGGTCTGTGACACCGACATATGCTTTGGCAGCACTACATATCAATAATGCTAGATGGCAAGGAGTACCCTTTGTGTTGCGCTGTGGCAAGGCTCTAAATGAAAGGAAAGCTGAAGTAAGAGTACAGTTCAGAGATGTTCCAGGTGATATTTTTGATGGTCATGCAAAGAGAAATGAGCTGGTTATTAGAGTGCAACCAGGAGAAgctttatatttgaaattcatGAGCAAATCTCCAGGTATGAAGTTTGACTTGGTGGAGACAGAATTGGACTTGACATACAGCATGCGTTATAGTGGTGCTGATGTTCCTGATGCATATGAGAGATTGATATTAGATGTTTTCACTGGAACTCAGATGCATTTTGTACGAAATGATGAATTGAAGGAGGCTTGGAGGATCTTCACTCCTGTTCTTAAAAAGCTTGAAGAGCAGCATATTAAACCCCTCCCCTATGTGTATGGGTCACGGGGACCTCAAGAGGCGGATGAGAGGCTGTCTAGCTATGATTTCAAATACTCTGGTTCTTATAAGTGGAAAAAACCAGCAACAGtggaaaaatcttaa